TATCAAAGTAAGAAGCACGACATGTTACTTCCAATATTCATAAACTAAACCAACAAAACAAACAATTAATGAACGAAAACAACACAAAAAGTATCTGGAAAGTCATCGGCGCATCCTCTATGGGCACACTTATCGAATGGTATGACTTTTTTATCTTTGGGAGCCTATCGATCGTAATTTCTACCAAATTCTTCCCCGCAGAAAATCCAACAGCTGCTTTCCTTTCCACATTAGCCACATTTGCGGCTGGATTTGTCGTTCGCCCATTTGGTGCCCTATTTTTTGGCCGACTCGGTGATATCATCGGTCGAAAATATACGTTTATGGTTACCTTAATGCTTATGGGCGGAGCAACATTTCTTATAGGCTGCATTCCAAGCTATGAAAGCATCGGATTTTGGGCTCCCCTGCTCGTTTTGATCCTTCGCCTGTTACAAGGTCTTGCCCTCGGTGGAGAATATGGCGGTGCAGCCACCTACGTGGCCGAGCATGCGCCTATTGGGCAGCGAGGATACTGGACCTCCTGGATACAGACAACAGCGACATTTGGCCTCTTTATATCACTAGTCGTCATCCTACTCACCAAAAGCCTGCTCACCGAATCACAATTTGACATCTGGGGATGGCGGGTTCCTTTCTTACTCTCCTTAGTTATGGTATATGTCTCCTACCTCATTCGTAAAAAAATGAAGGAGTCACCCGAATTTAGCAAAGCTAAAGCAGAAGGTAAAACAAGTACAAATCCTTTAAAAGAAAGTTTCGGCAACCGATACAACCTCAAATTTGTGCTGCTCGCACTATTTGGTGCCGCCATGGGACAAGGTGTTGTTTGGTACACCGGACAGTTCTATTCCATGAGTTTCATGAAAACAGTGATGCACCTCCAATCGGATCAGGCAGATACCATTCTTGGGATAGCCCTACTTTTAGGGACACCATTTTTTGTCGTGTTTGGATGGCTCAGTGACAAAATTGGACGAAAGTGGATTATGCTCGGCGGTATGCTACTCGCGGTATTGACCTATCGCCCAATTTATGAATCGATGTACCAACTTTCCAATGCAGCGCACAAAGTCAAACTGAATGAAACAGTCGAAAGTCCGACGGTTAAAGAAAAAACAGAAATAAAATCAGTTGTCAAAACACAATATGACGACGGAACCGAAATCACTCGTACTAAAACAATACACCAATCGGGCAAACTAAAAGGCCAGCAAACAGTCACAACAACTGTTCATATTGCCAACTGGAACTACATATGCCTCATTCTCCTCATCTTTATTCAGGTGATTTATATTACCATGGTATACGGTCCCATTGCAGCCTTTCTCGTCGAACTGTTCCCGGTAAAGATCCGCTACACGTCCATGTCTTTGCCTTACCATGTTGGAAACGGAATATTCGGTGGACTCCTACCCGCCGTATCCACTTACCTAACGACCAATGCCGAAGTAGCTCAGACACCACAATTTTATCTTGCGGGCCTATGGTATCCGATTATTATCGCAATTGTATGTTTTATCATCGGCAGTATTTATATCAATAACAAATCAACGCCCACTAATCATGAATAATATCAAAAAATTACTTGGCATACTCTGGATTACTTTAGCGCTTTTCACCGCTTATTTTTTCCGTTTTTGAACTGGCATTGCCAAAAATCTCCACCGGCCACCAGGAAGATGTAGTATTTGGAATCATTATCCTATTTATCTTAACACCGATTATCTCCATTGGACTTGGCCTATTTGGGTATTATTCGCTATTGGGAGAATATGATCAAAACAAAATGTAAGTGTTTTTCACCACTTCAAAATAAATTATCAGCATGATAATCAATCGCATAAGATAAAATAGCATTTTTTCTTTCCTAAAACTGTTTTTTTTTCTACTTTTGTGACGGGTAAGTCTTCTACGACCAGCTCCCATTGACTCCCCCAGGTTGGGAACAAAGCAAGGGTATTTGGTTGAGCGGTGCGATAGAAGTAGCTTACCCTTTTTTTGTGCCCTAATTTTTGGCTGACCTGCCACTTCAAAATTAATTTCAATCTAATAATCAGCTCAATGTCTTATATAGCCCAATGGTGGCCCATAGTCCCATTATGAATAGAAGGCCTGTTAGACAAGGCGTTTTCATCGCGTGGCCTACACATTCAACATAATTATAATTGTATATAAACTCAAATTTATATAAGTTTGTAATCGAATAAGAACTATCGTATGAGTTGGTTTAAAAGAGAAAAAGCTGGTATTAGCACAGCTACCGCTAATAAAAAAGAAGCACCTGATGGCATGTGGAACAAATGTCCCACTTGCAAAAAGCCATTATTGCATCTTGAACAAGTAGAAAATGACTATGTTTGTCAATATTGTGGCCACCATTTAAGAATTGGCTCCAAAGAATATTTTTCAATTTTATTTGACAATAACGAATTTACCGAACTATTTCCCAATCTCAGTTCGGGTGACCCATTAGAATTCTTCGATTCAAAGCCATATCCCGATCGTTTAAAAGAAAGCCAAGCCAAAACAGGCCTTAAAGATGCCTTACGTTCTGGACATGGAAAAATGAATGGCCAAGATATTGTTATCGCCTGTATGGACTTTAGTTTTATCGGCGGATCAATGGGGTCAGTGGTCGGTGAGAAAATAGCACGCTCGATAGATTACTGTATTGCGCATAAAATTCCATTTATGCTAATCTCAAAATCAGGCGGTGCACGCATGATGGAAGCTGCATTTTCATTGATGCAAATGGCTAAAACTTCGGCTAAATTAGCCCTATTGGCCAAAGCAGGCCTTCCGTATATCTGTTTGCTGACAGACCCAACAACGGGGGGAGTTACAGCATCTTATGCCATGTTGGGTGATGTAAATATTGCAGAGCCAGGTGCGTTAATCGGGTTTGCTGGCCCACGTGTCATTAAAGAAACAATAAAAAAGGATCTACCAAAAGGGTTCCAGACTTCAGAATTTGTTCTTGAACATGGATTTTTAGATTTCATTGTCGACCGCAGACAGTTGAAAAACAAGGTAGCTACTTATCTAAAATTAGTCGGATAATTAATCTTCCAAAGGATAAAACAGAAAGCGGTACCAAAAATAGTTTTGGTACCGCTTTTCTCTTTTTAAACACCATCAAATAGTCCTATTCAAAGATATCGCCAAAATGACCATAGCCTTCTCCTGTCTAAATAGTCCGGTACACCTTCCTTATCATACGCTTCCCGCTCAAAAGATATACGTCGATATGCGCGATCAAAATCTTTCAATTGAATAAAGCGAAAGACAAATTCAATAAGATACCATACATAAAAGAAGAGAATGCCCAATTCAAGCGCTTGGCGCAAATGTATACGTTCATGACGGATCAGGTTCTCGTTGCATTTGAAAGAAGTACTTTTTAGAAAAATAAAAGGATAAATAGTAATTGCATTCGCTCTTCCAAAAGAAAATAAATTTGTCCAAAATTTGCTCACTATAACCATACATAATACTTTAACCCTTTTCACATGAATCAAACTTATAAAAATTTACGCTTACCCACAATAATTAGCGATTACATCTAGATTAAATTACGCTGTTTGCTTTCAGTCGCTCACTACATAAGATGATCGCAAAAATTTCTTTTTGAATAGGAATTTTTATTAAGTTTGCTATAGATTAATTGTGAAGATATGCCGTACAAAGAGCGTGAAATAAATAAATTGTATTATACAATGGGAGAAGTGACAGAGATGTTCGAAGTAAACGCCTCCCAAATACGTTTTTATGAGCGTGAGTTTGATATTTTACAACCTAAAAAGAATAAAAAAGGTAATCGCCTGTTTACGCAGGAAGATATTGCCAATTTAAAAATCATTTTCAATCTGGTTAAAAACAAAGGCTACACGCTTCAGGGAGCACGCGATTATCTGCGAGACAACAAATCAGAAGCAAAAGAAAATCAACGCGTTATCGATTCACTAGAGCGTCTAAAGAGCTTTCTTGTTGAAGTTCGTGATTCCTTATAACCCCCTATTTATTGCAGCAATCCTTTCGTTGAACAGAGGCCCCAAAAGCATATTGAGCAACACCAGCTAATGACACAAAGACTATGCAAACAGCATCTATTTTTCAAAACGTAACATACCAAGATAAACAGCCCAAAATGGATCTTCTGCTGGAAACAAATGGCAGCAAAGAATATCGTCTCGCTTTTGCCAAAGGACAATACATGAAAGAGCATAAAACTGCGGCATCAATCGTTGTTGAAATTGTCGAAGGCAATATAGACTTCGGTGTTAACGGAAGTAAAATAAGTCTGACGAAAGGCATGTTAGTTGCATTAGAACCCAATACACCGCATGATCTGTTTGCCATCACTCAAAGTATTGTTAGGCTATCCATCCTAAAAAAAGAGGCATAAAAAGCTGCTCTGATCTAACGCCCATTCAGCTCAATAACCTCAAGATTTTCAATTTTATCCGCATTGATGTCAAATCGCATCAATGTCCGCACTTTATGCCAGCCGTGCTTTCCTGCCGCCCCAGGATTGAGGTGAAGGCATTGTATTTTGGGATCAAACATCACCTTTAAAATGTGTGAGTGTCCTGTAATAAATAATTTCGGAGGATTTTTCATTAATTCCCCCTTAACACGCGCAGCATATTTCCCTGGATAGCCACCAATATGCGTCATAAAAACGTCTACTTCCTCACAGCTAAATCTCAAATCTTCGGGAAATTGCAAACGAATATCCTGACCATCAATATTTCCATAAACACCGCGTAACGGCTTAAACGCCGCCAACCGGTCTGCAACAACACCTTCACCGAAATCTCCAACATGCCAGATCTCATCGCAGGCGGCAAAATGAGTAAATACCGCTTCGTCCAGAAAAGAATGTGTATCCGAAAGTAATCCGATTTTTGTCATAACCTAAAAAGCTAAAAAATAAGGTGCCAATACGTGGCGATAAGCTGCTGAATAAATACCTTTCTCTGCGTATATAACAAACTCACGTACAGCAACCGATTCGACAGGCTTCCGTTCAAATGTTATGATCTTGCGGATGACCGATCCACCTTCAAAGGAACTTATCTGAACTTCAGCACAACAATAAAGAGCTCGCTCTGTTGAAATCTTCATCAGTATATCTGCCAAAGCTGTAGGAACGATCAGAATTAATTTCCCCTGATTCGATAGGCGCAAAGAAGCGAAATCTAATAATTCAGCAAAAAACTCCACGTCAGCATGCCGCGCGAGCTTCTTTCGATTGTCAGGATTATGGAGGGAGTCCGTATAAAATGGTGGATTTGAAACAATCAAATCATAAGGCGCTGCCATTTCCATACACTGAAAGGCACAGGCGTGAAGCATAAGCCGATCACAGAAAACGGAATGACGAAAGTTTTTATCTGCCATCGCAGCAGCTAAAGAGTCCAGCTCTACAGCCTCTACCCAACTGTTCACAAACCGTTGAGCCAACATCAATGCAATGACTCCGGTTCCTGTACCGATATCGAGAATTCGTCCTGCAGTCTCCACTTCCAACAATGAAGCCAATAATACGCCGTCTGTGTTAATCTTCATTGCACAATCAGACTGATCAACCTCAAATTCTTTAAACCGAAATATCGACGCCATAGACCAAAGATAAAACTTTTAAAGCCGTTGACGCAAACAAACGAATATATCCTGCGATTTATTTACTAATTTAGTCTGCAATAAATCTAGATAAACCATGAGTATCCGCCAGCTTGCTTTTTTCATATTGATCATCAGTAGCATCCTTTTCATCACAAGATTGCATGCACAGGAAAATTGTGAACGATATACGGTTGAGACCCTTCCTTTGTTGACAAAAGCCTTAAACAACAATGAGTTCGAAAAAATTGCCCCCTTACTGAATACTATACAAGCAAGCTGCGGCATCAACGAATATATACAAAGACTACGGATCCTAATACTCATTATTGAAAAGAAAAATAGCACGAAAGCGATCGACCTATACTGGAACAATCAATTTGATAAGAGCCTGCTCCAAAGACTAGATGCAGCAGATCAAGACGATTTTACAACGCAGTATGAGCAAAATAAAGCAAAATTCCATTTCTATCCACTACGCCATCCACTAGATAACCTTATCAAATTAAGAGCGAAAGCCCTGCTTGCATCTGATAATTACACGTTAAGCAGCCAGGAAACAAATATCCTTCATCTCTTTGCGGATACACAAGAGCCTGAAGAAATCCCAGACCAACAAGCCAATACACAAAGTGATGAACAACAATTTCCAACCCCTAAAGTATATAGAAACCGGCATAAAGCCAAACTAGGCTACGTCCCTTCCATAGGCGCGATGAGTCCGCTAGGAGGAAGCAACAAAGTGTTCGGTACAAACCTAACGCTCGGATTTATGTTGATGAGTTCACTGGAAAGGAAATTGATCTTCGAAGGAGGTCTAAAGGTACGCATCAACGCAAACGATCGCAATATCGACTATAACTATGATGGATCAGAAGTATCAGTCAATTCATCAGCGACCGCTTTTATAGGAGGTGCTGTGGGCTATAAAGTTTTTGACAACGACAAATTCATCCTGATTCCAAAAGCCATTCTCGGTATTGACATCACAGATACCGGCATCACAGAGAATACGTATTCTTCAGGTTATTATGATCCGGATGGTTATTATTATGACGGTGGATATACAGAAAATATGGTTACCATCAACAATATTCACCTCGGGCTTGGTCTTTCCTCACTATTCCGCATGAAAAACCAAAAATACATCGGCTTCGAACTAGGCTATCATTACGCACCATATGACGCAAGCAGCAAAGTACTGAGCCCCATCCAAGCGAACTACGGAAGCTTAGCACTATGCTTTCGATTTTAAAAATATCGGTAATCCAAAATGAATAGGTCAGTTTATGCCTTTAAACCCAAAATAGCGCACTACTGCGCTATTCCAATCGAAAAATAAGTCCTATTTCAAGGATTAATGCTTTAGCAACCGCTGAATTTCATCCAGTTTCATCAATGCTTCGACGGGAGTCAGCGAATTAACATCCAAATTATTCAACATATCCCTAATCTTGTTTAGGACAGGATCATCAATCGAAAACATCTGTAGCTGATACGCCTGTTTCTGGATCTTACGCATACTATCCTTAATCTGCTCTCCACCGGTACGCTCCTGCTCCAACCTTTTTAAAATCTGATTAGCGCGATTGAGCAATTTTTGGGGCATCCCTGCCAGCTTGGCTACATGTATACCAAAACTATGTTCCGAACCTCCCGGAACAAGTTTCCGCAAGAAAATAACTTTATTATTGACCTCCTTTACCGTCACGTTATAGTTCTTGATACGATCCAAAGAAGTTGTCAGTTCATTCAATTCATGGTAATGGGTCGCAAATAGTGTTTTTGCTTTGGCAGCCGGGTGATTATGCAAAAATTCTGCAATGGCCCAAGCAATAGAAATCCCGTCATATGTACTTGTACCACGGCCAATTTCGTCCAAGAGAATAAGACTGCGGTCTGACAGATTGTTCATAATGCTCGCGGTTTCATTCATCTCGACCATGAAAGTAGATTCTCCAGAAGAAAGATTATCCGATGCCCCGACACGAGTAAAAATTTTGTCAACCAAGCCAATTTTAGCCTCTTTTGCCGGAACAAAACAGCCTATTTGTGCCATGAGTACAATTAATCCAGTCTGACGAAGCAGTGCTGATTTACCCGCCATATTAGGCCCCGTAATGATAATAATCTGTTGTGTCTTTGGATCTAAAAACGTATCATTCGTGATATAATCCTCGCCCACCGGTAGATTTTTTTCGATGACAGGGTGTCTTCCACCTTTTATATCTAAAATCTTGCTCTCACTGACTTCTGGTTTCACATAATAATTCTTCTCCGCCACAACAGCAAAGTTGAGGAGTACATCCAGCTTAGCGATCAACTGTGCATCCAGCTGAATAGGTTTAATGTATTCGGCGATCGAAATCAACAGCTCAGCATACAACCTACTCTCTAAAGCCTGAATCTTTTCTTCGGCTCCAAGAATCTGTTCTTCATATTCTTTAAGTTCCTCCGTAATATAACGCTCGGCATTCACCAAGGTCTGCTTACGTATCCAAGTAGTTGGAACTTTGTCTTTATGTGTATTAGTAACCTCCAGGTAGTAGCCGAATACATTGTTAAACGCAATTTTTAAGGAAGGAATACCCGTGATCTCTGCTTCCCTTTTTTGGATTTCCAGCAAATAATCCTTCCCTCCAAAGGCAATTTTACGTAGCCGATCCAGTTCCGCATCAACCCCATCCGCAATTACATTCCCTTTATTGATGATAACAGGTGGTTCTGCCTGAACCTGCAGCTCAATTCGTTCTCGGATAGCAGTACAGGCATCCAATTGTTCCGAAATCGTACGCAGTGCATTGGCATCTTTGCGATCTGTAAGTTCTTTCAACTTCTCTATAGCAAATAACGCGCGCTTCAACTGCACGATTTCCCTGGGATTGGCTTTCTGAAGCCCGATCTTTGAGATTAAGCGTTCAAGATCGCCTACTTGCTTGATCTGGCCAATCAATTCATCCCTTAAATCGCGGTTAGCCACAAAGAAATCCACAACATTCAATCGCTCCTGGATACTCTTTTTATCTTTCAAGGGCATTACAATCCAGCGCTTAAGCAAGCGCGCTCCCATTGGACTAGATGTATGATCCAACACATCCGATAACGTCACTGCATTTTCATTCATCGAGCCAATTAGTTCCAGATTGCGAATCGTAAAACGGTCCAGCCACATATAACGGTCTTCTTCGATGCGTGAAAGCGTAGAGATATGCTGTAAGTTACGGTGCTCGGTTTCATTGAGGTAATGTAAAGCTACACCAGCAGCAACAATACCCGCAGACATACGGTCAACGCCAAATCCTTTCATTGATGAAACCTCAAAATGTTTCAATAATGTTTCAGTAGCATAGTCACCCGTGTAAGGCCATTCATCCAGAAAATAGGTGTAATACTGTGTCCCAAATTGCTCGATAAATTCCTTGCTCTGTTTTTTGGCGAGAATAATTTCCGTCGGTTTAAACCCTTGAAGCAATTTATCGATATAAGCAACGCTACCCTGAGCAACTAAAAATTCACCTGTTGAAATATCTAGAAAAGAAATCCCAATCCGTTCTTTTTCGATAAAAATTGATGCCAAATAATTATTGGACTTCTGTTGAACAATATTATCATTGTAAGAAACACCGGGGGTGACCAGTTCTGTCACGCCACGCTTAACAATTGTTTTCGTCGCCTTCGGATCCTCCAGCTGATCACAAATTGCCACCCTTTGACCAGCACGTACCAGTTTCGGAAGATAAGTTTCCAACGAATGATGCGGAAAACCAGCCAATGCCGTTTCCGATTCCGAGCCATTTCCACGCTTCGTCAAAACAATACCCAAAATCTGAGCAGCCTTAATTGCATCCTCACCAAATGTCTCGTAAAAATCGCCAACACGGAACAACAACAACGCTCCAGGATACTTAATCTTGATCGCATTGTACTGTTGCATCAATGGGGTTACTTTCTTTTCTTTTGCCAACTTTTAAACTCAATTTTTATGAAGCGTAAAAATAGGATAATAACATCGCTTTGGCAAACGATACACTCAACTTCTCAACAAAATCATTTCCATTAAACAAGAATATAAGCTAAGTTTGTAAGCGAAAAAAATTAGTCATGGCCATCAAAAGAACTGGTAAACAAAATACGTCCAGCACACAAAAAAACACCTTCAAAAAGAATTCATTTAACCCGTTGAAGTCAATAAAGTCACCCATCCTCCGTGTTGTCACACGAATAATTCTCTACTTTATCGGTATTACACTATTTTGGGTCATTAGCTTACGTTTTATCAATCCTCCAATTACTTGGCTGATGATTCAACGGGGATTTGAACTGAAAGAACAAGGAAAAGGCTTCAAATTGGAAAAAAATTGGCTGGATTACGATGAGCTGTCCGATAACCTCAAGTTAGCCGCTATTGCAGGAGAAGATGCCCATTTTATGACTCACTGGGGTTTTGACTTAAAGGGAATTCAAAATGCCATCAAAAAAAATGCACAAGGCAAAAAACTGCGCGGAGGAAGTACCATTAGCCAGCAGGTAGCGAAAAATGTATTTCTATGGCCGGGAAGATCCTGGTTGAGAAAAGGATTTGAAACCTACTTTACCGTACTTATTGAGACCTTTTGGAGTAAGAAAAGAATTCTTGAAGTTTATCTTAATGTGATTGAAATGGGACAAGGGGTCTATGGTGCTGACGCCGCGGCAGCATATTACTTTAGCAAGACAGGGAGCAATCTTTCCAAAAAGCAAGCTGCCCTAATCATAGCGATATTGCCAAATCCCAGAGAATGGGATGCACGCAACCCTTCTACGTATGTCAATAGACGCGCAAATGCAATTGCAAAATACATGCACCATTATACCATTCCTGAGTAAGCGGATAATCATCCCTTTTGCGAAGGCCCTGAAAGCGGCAAAAACGAGGCAGTGTATTAAACCGCTAAGGGCTATAGTTCAGTACTATGGCCCTTAGTTGTCATTATAATATAAATTATTTAAAAAGTCGCTTATGCCAACTGCTGTGGAAAGGTACGGCCCACGCATTTTCCATTTGATGCTCCTGTGTAATGGTATTATCAAATACTAAAGTATCGTCATTGATGATACCCTCAGCCAACAACTTTTCAAATCCATCACGGTTAACTACAGCGATCCCATGCTCCGACTTGTATGCGAACTGCATACGGTCAAATAATTGAATATTATATTTAGATTCAATGCCTTTTAAAAAGCGTACCGAACTGTCAATCGAGCAACCAGAAGCAGCGGCGATTTCCTCGTCCACTTTAAGAATCACAAAAAGCCCATCACGCAATTCCGCAGAAGCCGAAAGCGGCTTTCCATGCACTTTCCACTGTTCGGCAAAAGCCATCAATTCGTCCGAAATTTGCGTGCTTTCCTCTTGAGACAATATGCGATCAGCCTGATAAATCCAAATACGTTTCATAAATAAACTCCCTTCCTTGCTTAAATTAACCAATATAATATGGAGAAATCATCCAATAAACAATTACTCCTGTAACAGCAACATATAACCACATCGGATAAGTAATTCGAGCTAATTTCTTATGGCGTTCATAAGATCCCGATATACCGCGTACAAATGTAAAAAGTACAAAAGGAATAATAATAATAGAAAGCAGGATATGAGTGATCAGGATGAAAAAATAGATCGGTCTCCAAATGCCCTCACCTCCATACTTTGTTTCGATCGAAGTCATGTGATAGGCAACATACATCGCTAAAAATGCCAAAGAGCAAGCGATGCAGCACTTGATCAAACGTTCGTGCAACGCCTTATTCCCCCTTTTTATTGCAGCTACAGCCCAAAAAAGCAATACAGCAGTAATGCCATTTATCGTAGCATAGATCGGAGGTAAAAATGTAAGCGGCTTCACATTATAACCCAATTTCTGCAAATTCACTGTAAAAAGGATAGCGACTACTATTGGAATCACAATAGATAGTAGCCAAATCCACTTACTATACTTTTTCTCTGTGTTGAGACTCTCTCCCATGATATAATTACCTTTTTTGTTCTATAGTAGCTGGATGGTTCCGGATTTCCTCGACCAACAATAATTTAATTTCATCCTCAAGACGATCAACGTCAGTCTTCACATTGATATCGTATATTCCTCTTATCCTACCTTTGGTATCGAGCAACAGATAATTTGATCCGATTATAAATGGCTTGCTACCATCAGGGTTGACAAGCGCATCCTGTAAAAGACTTTCTTTCGCAAATCTAAAGATATCCACAGAAGGCTTCGTCACAAAAAACCAAGATTTGGTCCAGGGCTTGTAAACTTTTACATATTTTGCCAATACCTCCGGTGTATCATAAGTAGTATCAACGGTAATCGAATACAACTTAACCTTCCGATTCTGAATAAATCGATTAGCAATCTGATCAAGTCGCTTAATCATCGTCCTTGATAACGAAGCATCCCTAGAATACATCAGATGCACCACAGAAAGCGTCGTATCATTATCCAATAGATGCACCTTTTTACCATCGTAATTAACAAAATCAACCGAGGGTACGGTATGATAAATTGTGTCCATGATGTCCCGCCCCCATTTTCGATGGGTAGTGCCAGGGACTTCCTTCTTTCCAAAGATTGGCAAAGAAGCATAGCTGTTCGACCCGCTTTTATTCAGTATAAAATATAAAAATCCTGGCAGTAAAAGAATTACGGCCAGGATCAATATAGTTTTAATACCTTTCTTTTGTCCAGTATTATTATCCATTCACTTTATCTATTTATTGGGAAATAATTGATGTTCTTGAAAAACAGAAGCCAAATGCCCCCCTTCAACAAGCATCAAAACAATAAAATAAATAATAAAAATAAAGACAATTCCAACGGTAACGATAAAGCTCGATTTTTCGAATTTTAAGTGCATAAAGAATGCGACGATATAATAAGCTTTAACCAAAGTAAGTACAATATAAATGGTATTTACCAATGCACCCTTCGCTAAAATTTGCCAATGGTGTACAAAGCCCAATGCAATTAAGAACTCTAGACAAGTAAGCGCTAAAAGCACGCCAAATACTCTCCAAATGGCTTTTTTATCCATCCCACCTTCGTGAGCATGCTCTCCATGAGCGATATTATCTTGATATTGTGACATAGCTATCTAAAATTATTTATTGCGTAATTAGATTAAGTAGAAGAATGTAAAAACAAATACCCATACTAAATCCACAAAGTGCCAATACAAACCTACTTTTTCGATCATGAGGTAAGAACCACGGTTTTCAAATGTATTATTTAATGTCATACATAAGACGATGATATTTAAAATAATACCTACTGTAACGTGAAATCCGTGAAAACCAGTAATTGTAAAGAACAAGTTAGCAAATTGTAACGCGGAAGTATAGGAAATGTCGTGTGTGAAATAAGGTAATAATGCTGTTTTGATAGCATCACCTTCCAATCCAGTTGCTGGATTTTTACCAAACCAGAACCCCATGTGGTGCAAGTGGGTCCACTCAATAGCCTGACAACCAACGAAACAGATACCGCCCAAAATAGTCCACAGCATCCATTTGACTACTTCATTCTTTTGGTTACGGTGGCCTGCCTCTACCGCCAATACCATCGTTACCGAAGACATAATCAAAATAAATGTCATCAAACCGACGAATACCAATGGCTGACCATGCTCCG
The genomic region above belongs to Sphingobacterium zeae and contains:
- a CDS encoding tRNA1(Val) (adenine(37)-N6)-methyltransferase, with amino-acid sequence MASIFRFKEFEVDQSDCAMKINTDGVLLASLLEVETAGRILDIGTGTGVIALMLAQRFVNSWVEAVELDSLAAAMADKNFRHSVFCDRLMLHACAFQCMEMAAPYDLIVSNPPFYTDSLHNPDNRKKLARHADVEFFAELLDFASLRLSNQGKLILIVPTALADILMKISTERALYCCAEVQISSFEGGSVIRKIITFERKPVESVAVREFVIYAEKGIYSAAYRHVLAPYFLAF
- a CDS encoding MFS transporter; translated protein: MNENNTKSIWKVIGASSMGTLIEWYDFFIFGSLSIVISTKFFPAENPTAAFLSTLATFAAGFVVRPFGALFFGRLGDIIGRKYTFMVTLMLMGGATFLIGCIPSYESIGFWAPLLVLILRLLQGLALGGEYGGAATYVAEHAPIGQRGYWTSWIQTTATFGLFISLVVILLTKSLLTESQFDIWGWRVPFLLSLVMVYVSYLIRKKMKESPEFSKAKAEGKTSTNPLKESFGNRYNLKFVLLALFGAAMGQGVVWYTGQFYSMSFMKTVMHLQSDQADTILGIALLLGTPFFVVFGWLSDKIGRKWIMLGGMLLAVLTYRPIYESMYQLSNAAHKVKLNETVESPTVKEKTEIKSVVKTQYDDGTEITRTKTIHQSGKLKGQQTVTTTVHIANWNYICLILLIFIQVIYITMVYGPIAAFLVELFPVKIRYTSMSLPYHVGNGIFGGLLPAVSTYLTTNAEVAQTPQFYLAGLWYPIIIAIVCFIIGSIYINNKSTPTNHE
- a CDS encoding DUF6814 family protein — protein: MPKISTGHQEDVVFGIIILFILTPIISIGLGLFGYYSLLGEYDQNKM
- a CDS encoding DUF6814 family protein → MNNIKKLLGILWITLALFTAYFFRF
- a CDS encoding MerR family transcriptional regulator; this translates as MPYKEREINKLYYTMGEVTEMFEVNASQIRFYEREFDILQPKKNKKGNRLFTQEDIANLKIIFNLVKNKGYTLQGARDYLRDNKSEAKENQRVIDSLERLKSFLVEVRDSL
- the accD gene encoding acetyl-CoA carboxylase, carboxyltransferase subunit beta encodes the protein MSWFKREKAGISTATANKKEAPDGMWNKCPTCKKPLLHLEQVENDYVCQYCGHHLRIGSKEYFSILFDNNEFTELFPNLSSGDPLEFFDSKPYPDRLKESQAKTGLKDALRSGHGKMNGQDIVIACMDFSFIGGSMGSVVGEKIARSIDYCIAHKIPFMLISKSGGARMMEAAFSLMQMAKTSAKLALLAKAGLPYICLLTDPTTGGVTASYAMLGDVNIAEPGALIGFAGPRVIKETIKKDLPKGFQTSEFVLEHGFLDFIVDRRQLKNKVATYLKLVG
- a CDS encoding cupin, encoding MQTASIFQNVTYQDKQPKMDLLLETNGSKEYRLAFAKGQYMKEHKTAASIVVEIVEGNIDFGVNGSKISLTKGMLVALEPNTPHDLFAITQSIVRLSILKKEA
- a CDS encoding metallophosphoesterase family protein; amino-acid sequence: MTKIGLLSDTHSFLDEAVFTHFAACDEIWHVGDFGEGVVADRLAAFKPLRGVYGNIDGQDIRLQFPEDLRFSCEEVDVFMTHIGGYPGKYAARVKGELMKNPPKLFITGHSHILKVMFDPKIQCLHLNPGAAGKHGWHKVRTLMRFDINADKIENLEVIELNGR